The genomic interval CCCATGATCTGCAGGCTTTCGAGAAACGCCGCCATCCGCGCAGGATCGAGCGCGACCGGCTGCCCGGCGGGCGAGCGATGCACCGGCGCCGGATCGAGCTCAGCGGCCTGATCGGGCGAGAGGGTGACGAGATGACGGGGATCGTAGGCGGACATGACGGAGCGCTCCTCGCAAGGGTTCAGAGAACCGCGCAGGGGAGCAGGGAGCGGGGGGTGTAGGAAAGGGGCGTCGGGTCGGGCCGGGCGAGCGGAGTGGCTTAGGAGGCGGACCCAATTGCGAACCGAGCCAGGGTCTCGCTTCTCTCCGGCGATCAGCAATGGCAGCGGGACACGGGATCAAGTCCGCGATGATGAACGAGGATAAAGCGGCCGACCTTGGCACCCGTGCCGCCATCCGTTTGGCAAATAGCAAGTCGATGCCTGTTCGCGCCGCCCGCGTTGCGATCTCGCGTCCCCACCAAACCGACCAGACCCACCCCATGCCTACCCAACTCAACCCGCCCCTGCCCGTGACGATCATCGACAAGGGCAAGGGCTGAGCCGTCGCGGTGATCGACTACGGCCCCGAACACCACCTGATCTGGGTGACAGCGCTGGACGAAAACGGAGAAGTCTGGTGCGCGCCCAACCCCAAGGTGCGAATGCAGGGGAACTGGGCGATGGGGCGTGGGAGGGTGGACGTCGGGTGTGCTGGGTAAGATCCGATGAACTGTCTGTGGTTAATGGAACCGAGAACAGACTCAGATTGGGTTGGAGACTTTAGAAAACACTAGTGTTGAAATTAAACTGAATTCAACTTATGTTTCCATCATGCAACTCTCGTATTAATAAATGAACAGTAGTCGAGGGATTCATTTCACCAGTTAACTCCGCATCAGCGAGAGCCTTTTCGGCGTTCTTGACTGCCACTTCTACCCTTTCTTCAAGATGGCATCCAGGCGATTTTAACCCTTTCTCGTACTCCGGCCAGAGTTGCCGCAAACGATCTAATGCCACCTTTCCGCGGGATTTCTGTCCCTCGCGCACAAATGGAGTTCGCGAAAATTCAAAATGGAGAATGAACCAATACTCGATACAGGGATCAGATATGAACAGCTTAAACTGTCGAGACTTAGACTTCCCATTAAGTGAAGCAGCCTTGCTTTTGGCAGAATTGAACCTTTGAGTGTCATGACCGTCACGATCAATAACACAAAAGCAATCATCGATAGAGACATCCTTTTTCAACTTAGATTCGCCGAATTCAACAACAGACAAAGGGTCTGATCCGCATTCTTCACCACAAATTTGGAGATTTACATTTGCCAACCGAAGCTTCTGCTTGAAGAAGGTAAAGTAATTTGGCTCAGTCTTTTCCCCTTCGCAAACAATAAGGATTGAACGCTTCGGCTCGCGCGTCGCGCGCCGCCTTTTGATAGCTCTGACGTCCTTCCGTCGGCGACCCATTATGCCAAATACCTTAGGAACGTTGTCGCAACCGCTGGAACGCCGCCATACCTACCTGACAAATAGCCCTTCTCCAGAGCCTCTTTCTTTCTAGGCGAATAATCGGACAACGGGACGATTAATGAGGAGGTTCCGTCATGTTCTATGAACCAAACTTGATCACGTCGCAGGACCGATTCTCGCAATACACTCACATCGTGAGACGTAAATAAGAGCTGTGCGTTCTTTTTATTAATCTTCTCATCGCCGAATATTTCAATCAGGAATTTAACAACAAGAGGGTGAAGACTCGTGTTCAATTCATCAACTAAGAGGCAGTACCCATTCTCAAGGACATCAAAAAGCGGCCCAGCCAGACAGAAAAGAGCCCTCGTTCCAGTTGACTCGCGAGATAGCGGGAATTCGGTTATATCCCCGGTATCAGTTTTCTTCTTGAAAAATACTTGATAGTTCTTTTCATCTTTTCGAGGTCCAATTTGATCTTTCATTTTTTCGAGAAATTCTCTCGAAAAAGTCTTCTCTAAGACGGTATCGTCGAATTCGTCTTCCCGAAATTCAAGATCGACAACATTTACGTCCATCGACTGAAGGAAACTAACGACCTTTTCTCTAAACGCTTTCTCTTCTCGGCAACGGACGATCGTATATCGCTTACCTGTCGTGCCGATTGACGCGTTCCTGAGAAATTTCGTCAACCATGTGTATGGCTCTTTTAGATCCTGAGAGTTGAGCTGATTCGCTGTAGACAAGTATAAGGCATTTTTTCGCGTGTTATCGGCCCAAACACGCCGCGTCCCAGTGAGAGCCTCTCCGAACGAGTACTCATACTCACTCAATTCTTCGCTCCAATTCCTCTCGTAAAGTTTTCGAAAGCGAGAAGATTTATCTGCAACTTCGAGAAACTCTTCCATGATTTTCTCAGCATCATGAGAAAATCCGAAGTTATAGACCACTCCCGCGACTGAAAACAAAACACGGAAAAATGTAGGCTTTTCATCAAAGCCCTCCATTAGGAGGTTGGGGTCGTATGGAAGCACTGCGTCAGCACCATCATCGATTGCAGACGACCGCACGAACTGACCGACAAATTTCAAAGCATCGATAAAGGAACTCTTACCGCTTCCGTTCTTCCCTAGGACGATGGCTGACGTTAGCACGTCGAGTTCAGCCGGCGGCCCAATCCTTCGAACTGACCCTTCGCTCTCTTCCTTCAATTTTGATGCTATCAATGACAGCGTTGAGGAATCCGCAAACGAGCCTTCGTTCTCAAGCTCAAACTCTAAAAGCATCCGGTTTCCAATCTATTTCTGCACGTTCTGTGCGAAATTAGCCTTAGATCAGGTTGAGCGAGAAAGGAAGCTGATTTTCCAAGCGATCTCAAATGAGCGAATTCTTGACCATGTTATGGCCATAAACGTTCAAGCACTTACCCCCAAATCAGCCCGCAGGTTCTCACCCCAACATCGGCGCCAGATACCGCCCCGTCCAACTCGCCTCGACCTCCGCAACCTCCTCCGGCGTACCCTCGGCGACAACCTCACCCCCACGAACACCGCCATCCGGGCCGAGGTCGAGCAGCCAGTCGGCGGTCTTGATTACGTCGAGGTTGTGCTCGATCACCACTACGCTGTTCCCCTGGTCCACCAGCCGGTGCAGCACTTCCAGCAGCTTGCGCACGTCCTCGAAATGCAGGCCGGTGGTCGGTTCGTCGAGGATGTACAGCGTCTGCCCGGTGCTGCGCTTCGACAGTTCCTTGGCCAGTTTCACGCGCTGCGCCTCTCCGCCAGATAGCGTGGTCGCCTGCTGGCCGACCTTGACGTAGCCCAGCCCGACCTCGTTCAGCATGTGCATCTTGTCGCGGATGGGGGGGACGGCCTTGAAGAAGCCTTCCGCGTCCTCGATCGTCATGTCGAGCACGTCGGCGATGCTCATCCCCTTGAAGCGGACCTCCAGCGTCTCCCGGTTGTAGCGCTTGCCGCCGCATTCCTCGCACGTCACGTACACGTCGGGCAGGAAGTGCATCTCGATCTTGATCAGGCCGTCGCCCTGGCATGCCTCGCACCGTCCGCCCTTGACGTTGAAGCTGAAACGACCCGGCTTGTACCCGCGCGCCTGCGCCTCGGGCAGACCGGCGAACCAGTCGCGGATCTGGGTGAAGGCGCCGGTATAGGTCGCCGGGTTCGATCGCGGGGTGCGGCCGATGGGCGACTGGTCGATCTCGATCACCTTGTCGCAATATTCGAGGCCGGTCACTTTGTCGTGCGCGCCCGACACCACGCGCGCGCCGTTCAGCTGCCGCGCCGCCTCGGCATAGAGCGTGTCGATGGTGAAGCTCGACTTGCCCGAGCCGGAGACGCCGGTGATGCACGTGAAGGTGCCCAGCGGCAGGCTGGCGGTAACGTCCTTGAGGTTGTTCTCGCGCGCGCCGTGGACGGTGAGCTGGTGCCCGTTGCCCTTGCGGCGGGTGGCGGGCACGGCGATCTCTCGCCGGCCGGTGAGGTAGGCGGCGGTGAGCGACCGCCTGGACTTGAGCACCTGCTTGAGCGTGCCCTGCGCCACCACCTCGCCCCCGCGCACGCCGGCGCCGGGGCCGAGATCGACCACGTGATCGGCCTGGCGGATGGCGTCCTCGTCATGCTCCACCACGATCACGGTATTGCCGAGGTCGCGCAGCCGCTTGAGGGTTTCGAGCAGCCGGTCGTTGTCGCGTTGGTGGAGGCCGATGCTGGGCTCGTCGAGCACGTAGAGCACGCCCGACAACCCGCTGCCGATCTGGCTGGCGAGGCGGATGCGCTGGCTCTCCCCGCCGCTGAGGGTGCCGGAGGTGCGGTCGAGGTTGAGGTAATCGAGTCCGACATTGTCGAGGAAGCCCAGCCGCTCCACGATCTCCTTCAGAATGGCCCTGGCGATCTGGTTCTGCTGATCGGTCAGGTGCGTGGGCAGGTCGGTGAACCAGGCCAGCGCATCGCTGACCGACAGGCGCGTGGGGCGGCTGATGTCGGTCGGGCCACCGGCGGCGGGGATCTTCACCGCGCGCGCCTTCTCGTTGAGGCGGGCGCCGCCGCAGGTCTCGCACGGCTGGGCGGTCTGGAACCTGGCCAGCTCCTCCTGCATCCAGGCGCTTTCGGTCTGCGCCATGCGGCGGTTGAGATTGCCGATCACCCCCTCGAACGGCTTGTTGACGGTGTAGGCCTTGCGCCCGTCCTTGAAGGTGAGCGGCACGCGCTTGCCCTTCGTGCCGTGCAGGATGATGTCCTGGTTTGCGGCACCCAGATCCTTCCACGGCGTCGTCAGGTCGAAATCGTATTCCTTCGCCAGGCTGCCCAGCACCTGCATGTAATAGGGCGATGGCGGGTTGGATTTCGCCCACGGCACCACCGCGCCCTTCTTCAGGCTGAGGTCTTCGTTGGGCACCACGAGGCGCGGATCGAACAGCTGCTTCTCGCCGATGCCGTCGCAGGTCGGGCAGGCCCCCTGCGGCGCGTTGAAGCTGAACAGGCGCGGTTCGATCTCCTCGATGGTGAAGCCGGAGACGGGACAGGCGAACTTTTCGGAAAAGACGATGCGGTTGGCCGGCAGCCCCGCCCCCTTCATCGCGCCGCCCTTCGCGTCGGCCCCCTCGCCCTCCGCCTCGCGCCCGGGCACGGCGCCGTCGGCAAGATCGACATAGGCCAGCCCCTCGGCCAGCTTGAGCGCGGTCTCGAAACTGTCGGCGAGCCGCGTCTCGATACCGTCCTTCACGGCGAGGCGATCCACGACCACCTCGATGTCGTGCTTGAACTTCTTGTCGAGCGCGGGCGCATCCTCGATGGCATACGTCTCCCCGTCGACGCGCACGCGGGTGAAGCCGGCCTTCTGCCACTCGGCGATTTCCTTGCGGTACTCACCCTTGCGCCCGCGCACGACCGGCGCGAGCAGATAGAGGCGCGTCCCCTCGGGCAGCGCCATCACCCTGTCGACCATGTTGGAGACGGTCTGCGCCTCGATCGGCAGTCCGGTGGCGGGCGAGTAGGGCACGCCGACGCGCGCCCATAGCAGGCGCATGTAGTCGTAGATCTCGGTAACGGTGGCAACGGTCGAGCGCGGATTGCGCGACGTGGTCTTCTGCTCGATCGAGATGGCGGGCGAGAGGCCGTCGATATGCTCGACATCGGGCTTCTGCATCATCTCCAGGAACTGGCGCGCATAGGCCGACAGGCTCTCGACATAGCGGCGCTGCCCCTCGGCATAGATCGTGTCGAAGGCAAGGCTCGACTTGCCGCTGCCCGAAAGACCGGTGATGACGATGAGCGCGTCGCGCGGCAGGTCGATATCGACGCCCTTGAGATTGTGCTCGCGCGCGCCGCGGACGGAGATTTTGCTAAGGGCCATACGGGGCGTGTTCCGGTAATGTTCGCGTATGTCAAGACGCCCGCGCCAGACGAACGGCGCGGCGAGCGAACGCGTAAAATGGGGACCGCGGCCTGCGGTGCAAGTCCGTGACGCCGGCGCACCGACGACGGAAAAAAGGTCGTATCGTAACGACTGCGCCTGAACTTATCGAAAGTGAACAACAATTGATAATCGTCGAAAACGGTGACGCACCGGGCCTGGCGGGCACCTACGACTCGGTCGGGACAGTTTCGATCGGGCGCGCGGGGAATCTGCGCCAGATCACGAATGTCGCTCCCGGGACCGGGGCCACGGACGCGGCGACGGTCGGACAGGTGCGGGGCGCGCTCGACGCCATTGCCGCGGTCGCGACGACGGCGGACAATTCCGTCCAGTATTCCGATCCGGCGCAGGCGCTCGTCGTCTTTTCCGGCAGCGGCGGAACGCTGTTGACCAACGTGCTGGACGGCAGTGTCAGCGCGACGTCGAGCGACGCGGTCAACGGCTCGCAGCTGTTCGCGGTGAGCGAACAGGTGGACGTTAACACCATCGCCATCCAGGCCAATGCGGACGCCATAGCGGCCATCGGCACCGGCGGCGGCAATCCGCTCGCCGTCCTATACGACGATGCCAGCCGCACCGGTATCACGCTGGACGGCGCGGGCGGCACCACCACCGCCAATGTGGCGGCGGGCGAAGTGAGCGCCACCTTGGGCGAGGCCGTCAACGGTTCGCAATTGTTCACGACCAACGAACGTCTCTCGGTGCCGAAGGCGACATCGCCGCTCTCGACGGGCGCGTGGCGGTGAACGAGGGAAATATCGTCAGTCTCGGCAACCGGATCACGAATGTCGAGGGCGACGTGGCGACTATCGGCTCGCAGGTTGCGATCAACACCGGGGATATCGTCAACCTGGATAACCGCGTGACCACCAATACCGGCGATATCGCCAACCTCGATACCCGCGTGTCCGTCAATACGGGAGATATTGTCTCGCTGGGCGACCGGGTGGACGTCGCCGAGGGCGATATCGTCGCCATCGACGCCCGCGTGACCGGCAACACGACCGCGATCACGCAGATCCGCACGCAGGTGGCGAACGTCCCGGTCACCTATGTCGAGGATGACGGAACGCGCTCCGCCACCCCGACCGATACGGTCGCCTTCGTCGGCGCGAGCGGCGATACGGTGCGCGTTACCAATGTCGCCGCCGCGCCTTCGTCGGCGCGAGCGGCGATACGGTGCGCGTTACCAATGTCGCCGCCGGAACCGTCGCCGCCGGATCGAGCGATGCCGTCAACGGCGCGCAGCTCGCCGCCACCAACGATGAAGTCGCGCAGAACCGTGCCGATCTCGCCGTCACCATCGGCGACGTCGCGCGCAACCGGATCGACATCGACGCCGAGGACCGTGGCCCTTGTGCGGTCACGCTACCTTTCGAGCAGGGGCGCGCGGCGCGTTACCGGGAGCGCCAGCCCCGCCTGCTGCGTGATCATGCCGACCCACCGGGCAACCTGCGCGATCTCCTCGCGCACGATGGCGCTGTCGGCCCGCGCATCGGCGGCGAGGCGGGCGGCGTCATAGGCTTCGCCCGACTTGGCGTGGCTGGCGAACAGCGGGCCACCGGCGATGCGCCGTGCATCTTCCTCCTCCAGCGACAGGTCGAGAAACCCGGCCAGCGCGCACAGCGTTCCGGCGCTGTCGGCGGCGAAGGCGTCCCCGTCCAGGGTCCGCATCCGCCCGCCCGCCGGGCCGTCGAGCTGCATCGCCAGCCAGCGCTGGCCCATGAACCAGGCGAGGCCCGCCGCCTGCATGTCGGTCATCGCGTATTGTTCGCGGGCGTCCATGCCGAAATCCATCGGCGCATAACCCTGCAGCTCCAGATACAGCATGCGGCCCCAGCGCCGCCCTATCAGCCCCTTGCGCGCGACCGCCGCGAGGAAGGGTTCGAGGCCGCTCGTCATCAGCACCGCCCTGGCATCGGGGCGCGCCT from Aurantiacibacter spongiae carries:
- a CDS encoding RloB family protein: MGRRRKDVRAIKRRRATREPKRSILIVCEGEKTEPNYFTFFKQKLRLANVNLQICGEECGSDPLSVVEFGESKLKKDVSIDDCFCVIDRDGHDTQRFNSAKSKAASLNGKSKSRQFKLFISDPCIEYWFILHFEFSRTPFVREGQKSRGKVALDRLRQLWPEYEKGLKSPGCHLEERVEVAVKNAEKALADAELTGEMNPSTTVHLLIRELHDGNIS
- a CDS encoding AAA family ATPase encodes the protein MLLEFELENEGSFADSSTLSLIASKLKEESEGSVRRIGPPAELDVLTSAIVLGKNGSGKSSFIDALKFVGQFVRSSAIDDGADAVLPYDPNLLMEGFDEKPTFFRVLFSVAGVVYNFGFSHDAEKIMEEFLEVADKSSRFRKLYERNWSEELSEYEYSFGEALTGTRRVWADNTRKNALYLSTANQLNSQDLKEPYTWLTKFLRNASIGTTGKRYTIVRCREEKAFREKVVSFLQSMDVNVVDLEFREDEFDDTVLEKTFSREFLEKMKDQIGPRKDEKNYQVFFKKKTDTGDITEFPLSRESTGTRALFCLAGPLFDVLENGYCLLVDELNTSLHPLVVKFLIEIFGDEKINKKNAQLLFTSHDVSVLRESVLRRDQVWFIEHDGTSSLIVPLSDYSPRKKEALEKGYLSGRYGGVPAVATTFLRYLA
- the uvrA gene encoding excinuclease ABC subunit UvrA — translated: MALSKISVRGAREHNLKGVDIDLPRDALIVITGLSGSGKSSLAFDTIYAEGQRRYVESLSAYARQFLEMMQKPDVEHIDGLSPAISIEQKTTSRNPRSTVATVTEIYDYMRLLWARVGVPYSPATGLPIEAQTVSNMVDRVMALPEGTRLYLLAPVVRGRKGEYRKEIAEWQKAGFTRVRVDGETYAIEDAPALDKKFKHDIEVVVDRLAVKDGIETRLADSFETALKLAEGLAYVDLADGAVPGREAEGEGADAKGGAMKGAGLPANRIVFSEKFACPVSGFTIEEIEPRLFSFNAPQGACPTCDGIGEKQLFDPRLVVPNEDLSLKKGAVVPWAKSNPPSPYYMQVLGSLAKEYDFDLTTPWKDLGAANQDIILHGTKGKRVPLTFKDGRKAYTVNKPFEGVIGNLNRRMAQTESAWMQEELARFQTAQPCETCGGARLNEKARAVKIPAAGGPTDISRPTRLSVSDALAWFTDLPTHLTDQQNQIARAILKEIVERLGFLDNVGLDYLNLDRTSGTLSGGESQRIRLASQIGSGLSGVLYVLDEPSIGLHQRDNDRLLETLKRLRDLGNTVIVVEHDEDAIRQADHVVDLGPGAGVRGGEVVAQGTLKQVLKSRRSLTAAYLTGRREIAVPATRRKGNGHQLTVHGARENNLKDVTASLPLGTFTCITGVSGSGKSSFTIDTLYAEAARQLNGARVVSGAHDKVTGLEYCDKVIEIDQSPIGRTPRSNPATYTGAFTQIRDWFAGLPEAQARGYKPGRFSFNVKGGRCEACQGDGLIKIEMHFLPDVYVTCEECGGKRYNRETLEVRFKGMSIADVLDMTIEDAEGFFKAVPPIRDKMHMLNEVGLGYVKVGQQATTLSGGEAQRVKLAKELSKRSTGQTLYILDEPTTGLHFEDVRKLLEVLHRLVDQGNSVVVIEHNLDVIKTADWLLDLGPDGGVRGGEVVAEGTPEEVAEVEASWTGRYLAPMLG